In Juglans regia cultivar Chandler chromosome 5, Walnut 2.0, whole genome shotgun sequence, the following are encoded in one genomic region:
- the LOC109012610 gene encoding AP-3 complex subunit delta-1-like isoform X1 has translation MSRCFPFPPPGYEKRARIDDTDLLTKEKRKEKKHKKDKKGSRKREGKEKDNEKNKEKHSDKKDQKQKHKDKYRDRDKVKNLTSDEKSVSGQPESYRGERPAHNLPNGEIKHVQELARRIKDEERATENQMVQKITVTGQRKSEFPSRVVEGNVAHWDEGKGKTKEEKENGWKANGQRNHVDTKSLENGIDENLSVLYHRKVEGIAKPMEKNVEKLKDGKEKNKHKKSKVDKPRDKDREKKSKSKDKNRAKEKKREEKVKEISEQSKQLPKLEDSDSLDSCNAKPSDLPGMMGKSSFGEGNLGKRKEFVKNGLTLDNGIRPQKLLRPVCSSHPVLENGRKLEPCQTTSQVTCERQGGTNNLLLDIKEHKSNGLVELQRPNACSARSSSALKVYENGEASTKPPLVGTQRPNACSISPSPPVQVLNNGGAPTKSPHSDSKYLIQILSIPKMEEWSDIGDQEWLFGGNCLQSEKPKAGSLRGSLQVEEAHVWAEALQMGSADVYALPYVIPY, from the exons ATGTCTCGCTGCTTTCCATTTCCACCTCCAGGATATGAAAAGAGGGCTAGAATTGATGATACAGACCTACTAACGAAG gagaAGCGCAAGGAGAAAAAGCATAAAAAGGATAAGAAGGGCAGCAGAAAGAGAGAAGGTAAAGAGAAGgacaatgagaaaaataaagaaaaacatagtgACAAGAAAGACCAAAAGCAAAAGCACAAAGACAAGTACAGGGATAGAGATAAAGTGAAAAACCTGACTTCAGATGAGAAGAGTGTCTCAGGGCAACCAGAGAGCTATAGAGGAGAGAGGCCTGCTCACAATCTGCCGAATGGTGAGATTAAACATGTGCAGGAGTTGGCCAGGAGAATCAAGGATGAAGAAAGAGCAACCGAAAATCAAATGGTTCAGAAGATTACTGTTACAGGCCAAAGGAAATCTGAATTTCCGAGCAGGGTGGTGGAGGGCAATGTTGCCCATTGGGacgaaggaaaagggaaaactaaggaagagaaagaaaatggctGGAAGGCCAATGGACAAAGAAACCATGTTGATACAAAAAGTTTGGAGAATGGAATTGATGAAAACTTGTCTGTTCTGTATCACAGGAAAGTTGAAGGGATTGCGAAGCCAATGGAGAAGAATGTTGAGAAGTTAAAGGATGGGAAAGAGAAGAACAAGCACAAGAAAAGTAAGGTTGATAAACCTAGGGATAAAGATcgagaaaagaaaagcaaatcaAAGGATAAGAACAgggcaaaagaaaagaaaagggaggaGAAAGTGAAGGAGATAAGTGAACAGAGTAAACAGCTGCCTAAATTGGAAGACAGCGACTCCCTCGATTCATGCAATGCTAAGCCATCAGACCTTCCAGGAATGATGGGGAAGAGTTCTTTTGGTGAGGGAAATCTTGGAAAACGTAAGGAGTTTGTCAAAAATGGGCTTACACTTG ACAATGGTATTCGGCCTCAAAAGTTGCTGAGACCCGTCTGCTCCTCTCATCCTGTCCTGGAAAATGGAAGGAAGTTGGAACCATGCCAAACTACCAGTCAGGTAACATGTGAGAGGCAGGGGGGTACCAATAATCTTCTTCTGGACATCAAGGAGCACAAGAGTAATGGTTTGGTAGAGCTGCAAAGACCTAATGCATGTTCAGCGAGGTCTTCATCTGCCCTAAAAGTCTATGAGAATGGTGAAGCATCTACAAAACCACCTTTGGTTGGGACACAAAGACCAAATGCATGTTCAATAAGCCCATCTCCTCCTGTACAAGTTCTTAATAATGGTGGAGCACCTACAAAATCACCACATTCGGACTCCAAGTACCTGATTCAGATACTTTCTATACCGAAAATGGAAGAGTGGTCTGATATTGGTGACCAGGAATGGCTGTTTGGCGGCAATTGTCTACAATCAGAGAAACCAAAGGCAGGCTCTCTTAGAGGCTCTCTTCAGGTCGAAGAGGCACATGTGTGGGCAGAAGCTTTGCAGATGGGGTCTGCTGATGTTTATGCTCTGCCATATGTCATTCCATATTAA
- the LOC109012610 gene encoding AP-3 complex subunit delta-1-like isoform X2 — MNRHSPSTQDGMQKEKRKEKKHKKDKKGSRKREGKEKDNEKNKEKHSDKKDQKQKHKDKYRDRDKVKNLTSDEKSVSGQPESYRGERPAHNLPNGEIKHVQELARRIKDEERATENQMVQKITVTGQRKSEFPSRVVEGNVAHWDEGKGKTKEEKENGWKANGQRNHVDTKSLENGIDENLSVLYHRKVEGIAKPMEKNVEKLKDGKEKNKHKKSKVDKPRDKDREKKSKSKDKNRAKEKKREEKVKEISEQSKQLPKLEDSDSLDSCNAKPSDLPGMMGKSSFGEGNLGKRKEFVKNGLTLDNGIRPQKLLRPVCSSHPVLENGRKLEPCQTTSQVTCERQGGTNNLLLDIKEHKSNGLVELQRPNACSARSSSALKVYENGEASTKPPLVGTQRPNACSISPSPPVQVLNNGGAPTKSPHSDSKYLIQILSIPKMEEWSDIGDQEWLFGGNCLQSEKPKAGSLRGSLQVEEAHVWAEALQMGSADVYALPYVIPY, encoded by the exons atgaataggcatagcccaagcacACAAGATGGTATGCAAAAG gagaAGCGCAAGGAGAAAAAGCATAAAAAGGATAAGAAGGGCAGCAGAAAGAGAGAAGGTAAAGAGAAGgacaatgagaaaaataaagaaaaacatagtgACAAGAAAGACCAAAAGCAAAAGCACAAAGACAAGTACAGGGATAGAGATAAAGTGAAAAACCTGACTTCAGATGAGAAGAGTGTCTCAGGGCAACCAGAGAGCTATAGAGGAGAGAGGCCTGCTCACAATCTGCCGAATGGTGAGATTAAACATGTGCAGGAGTTGGCCAGGAGAATCAAGGATGAAGAAAGAGCAACCGAAAATCAAATGGTTCAGAAGATTACTGTTACAGGCCAAAGGAAATCTGAATTTCCGAGCAGGGTGGTGGAGGGCAATGTTGCCCATTGGGacgaaggaaaagggaaaactaaggaagagaaagaaaatggctGGAAGGCCAATGGACAAAGAAACCATGTTGATACAAAAAGTTTGGAGAATGGAATTGATGAAAACTTGTCTGTTCTGTATCACAGGAAAGTTGAAGGGATTGCGAAGCCAATGGAGAAGAATGTTGAGAAGTTAAAGGATGGGAAAGAGAAGAACAAGCACAAGAAAAGTAAGGTTGATAAACCTAGGGATAAAGATcgagaaaagaaaagcaaatcaAAGGATAAGAACAgggcaaaagaaaagaaaagggaggaGAAAGTGAAGGAGATAAGTGAACAGAGTAAACAGCTGCCTAAATTGGAAGACAGCGACTCCCTCGATTCATGCAATGCTAAGCCATCAGACCTTCCAGGAATGATGGGGAAGAGTTCTTTTGGTGAGGGAAATCTTGGAAAACGTAAGGAGTTTGTCAAAAATGGGCTTACACTTG ACAATGGTATTCGGCCTCAAAAGTTGCTGAGACCCGTCTGCTCCTCTCATCCTGTCCTGGAAAATGGAAGGAAGTTGGAACCATGCCAAACTACCAGTCAGGTAACATGTGAGAGGCAGGGGGGTACCAATAATCTTCTTCTGGACATCAAGGAGCACAAGAGTAATGGTTTGGTAGAGCTGCAAAGACCTAATGCATGTTCAGCGAGGTCTTCATCTGCCCTAAAAGTCTATGAGAATGGTGAAGCATCTACAAAACCACCTTTGGTTGGGACACAAAGACCAAATGCATGTTCAATAAGCCCATCTCCTCCTGTACAAGTTCTTAATAATGGTGGAGCACCTACAAAATCACCACATTCGGACTCCAAGTACCTGATTCAGATACTTTCTATACCGAAAATGGAAGAGTGGTCTGATATTGGTGACCAGGAATGGCTGTTTGGCGGCAATTGTCTACAATCAGAGAAACCAAAGGCAGGCTCTCTTAGAGGCTCTCTTCAGGTCGAAGAGGCACATGTGTGGGCAGAAGCTTTGCAGATGGGGTCTGCTGATGTTTATGCTCTGCCATATGTCATTCCATATTAA
- the LOC109012611 gene encoding GTP cyclohydrolase 1-like codes for MGALDQGHFDVELENEVKPGCIELGFEEEPETLAIKDAVKILLRGLGEDVDREGIKKTPLRVAKALREGTRGYRQKVKEIVQGALFPEAGLDGGVGHAGGVGGLVIVRDLDLFSYCELCLLPFQVRCHVGYVPSGQRVVGLSKLSRVADVFAKRLQDPQRLADEVCSALHHAIKPAGVAVILQCFHIHFPNLESVFLDSNHQGWVKLQVCSGSGLFENENAESWGDFLGLLKFRGIDGEKAHRRESNDQCWCPSQSSSGEKTSSSNGPANPGMVTAVASILRSLGEDPSRKELLATPCRFVKWLMNFQNSKLEMKLNAFVCGKTEFLKTNGEVTRCEKQIHSELNLSFWSQCEHHLLPFHGVVHIGYFGTEGFNPIGKSLLQSIVHFYGFKLQVQERLTRQIAETVSSLFGGDVMVVVEANHTCMISRGIEKFGSSTATIAVLGQFSTDPAARAMFLQSIPNSSTTEE; via the exons ATGGGCGCTTTGGATCAGGGACACTTCGATGTGGAACTTGAGAATGAAGTGAAACCGGGTTGTATTGAGCTGGGATTTGAAGAAGAGCCAGAGACTCTAGCCATTAAGGACGCTGTAAAAATTTTGTTGCGGGGTTTAGGGGAGGATGTTGATAGAGAAGGTATCAAGAAGACCCCTCTTCGCGTCGCCAAGGCCCTTCGAGAAGGAACTAGAg GTTATAGACAAAAGGTGAAAGAAATTGTCCAGGGTGCTTTATTCCCTGAAGCTGGTCTGGATGGTGGAGTTGGTCATGCTGGAGGTGTGGGTGGACTTGTGATTGTTCGAGATCTTGACCTCTTCTCATACTGTGAATTGTGCTTGCTTCCATTCCAGGTGAGGTGTCATGTGGGTTATGTCCCTTCTGGTCAACGAGTTGTAGGCTTAAGTAAGCTTTCCCGAGTAGCTGATGTATTTGCGAAACGACTTCAAGACCCACAGCGTCTAGCAGACGAAGTTTGTTCAGCTTTGCATCATGCTATCAAACCGGCAGGTGTTGCTGTCATTCTCCaatgttttcacatccatttccCTAACTTGGAATCTGTTTTTCTCGATTCCAATCACCAAGGATGGGTAAAGCTTCAGGTCTGTTCAGGCTCAGggttatttgaaaatgaaaatgcagAATCTTGGGGTGATTTTTTGGGTCTTTTGAAATTTAGAGGCATAGATGGGGAGAAAGCCCATAGAAGAGAATCAAACGATCAATGTTGGTGCCCATCCCAATCTTCCTCAGGCGAGAAAACTTCCTCCAGCAATGGACCAGCCAATCCAGGTATGGTTACTGCAGTAGCTTCGATTTTGAGGTCTCTGGGTGAGGACCCATCGAGGAAAGAGCTTTTAGCAACTCCTTGTCGTTTTGTGAAGTGGCTGATGAACTTCCAAAATAGTAAATTGGAGATGAAGCTGAATGCCTTTGTTTGTGGGAAGACAGAATTCCTAAAAACTAATGGGGAAGTCACCCGGTGTGAAAAACAGATCCATTCTGAGCTGAATTTGTCGTTCTGGTCTCAGTGTGAACATCATTTACTTCCTTTTCATGGTGTCGTGCATATAGGATACTTTGGCACTGAAGGATTCAATCCCATTGGAAAATCCCTGTTACAGTCAATAGTACATTTTTATGGTTTCAAGCTCCAAGTACAGGAAAGACTAACCAGGCAGATTGCAGAGACTGTTTCATCACTGTTTGGCGGAGATGTAATGGTAGTTGTCGAGGCTAACCATACCTGTATGATCTCTAGGGGGATTGAGAAATTTGGAAGTAGTACAGCTACAATCGCCGTATTGGGTCAATTTTCGACTGATCCTGCTGCGAGGGCTATGTTTTTGCAGAGTATTCCAAACAGTTCAACTACTGAAGAATGA
- the LOC109012612 gene encoding chloroplast envelope quinone oxidoreductase homolog: MSLDPIKMAGKLMKAVQYNAYGGGPDGLQHVEVPVPTPNKDEVLLRVEAASLNPFDWKVQKGMLRPFLPSKFPHIPASDVAGEVIEVGPGAKNFKVGDKIVAMTNPRNGGGLAEFAVTKESLTVARPPGVSAANVVGLPVAGLTAHQALTQSAGIKLDGSDKKANILITAASGGVGHYAVQLAKLGNAHVTATCGARNIDLVKRLGADEVLDYKTPDGAALRSPSGRKYDAVIHCATGIPWSTFEPNLSPSGKVIDITPSPSSLITFALKKLTFSKKQLVPLILFPKGENLLYLVNLVKEGKLKTVIDSKYPLGKAEGAWAKSIDGHATGKIIVEP, from the exons ATGTCTCTTGATCCTATCAAAATGGCAGGGAAGCTTATGAAGGCAGTTCAGTATAATGCCTACGGTGGCGGACCAGATGGCTTACAG CATGTTGAAGTGCCAGTTCCCACTCCCAATAAAGATGAGGTCTTGTTGAGAGTAGAAGCAGCTAGTCTCAATCCATTTGATTGGAAAGTTCAGAAAGGCATGCTGCGGCCCTTTCTTCCTAGCAAGTTCCCTCACATACCAG CTTCTGATGTGGCAGGTGAGGTTATAGAGGTTGGACCGGGAGCCAAAAACTTCAAAGTTGGTGATAAAATTGTAGCTATGACTAACCCCAGG AATGGCGGTGGACTGGCGGAGTTTGCTGTGACCAAGGAAAGCTTGACAGTTGCAAGACCACCTGGAGTTTCAGCAGCCAATGTTGTCGGTCTCCCGGTTGCAGGATTGACAGCTCACCAGGCTCTCACTCAATCTGCTGGCATCAAGCTTGATGGAAGTGACAAGAAGGCAAACATTCTGATAACTGCTGCTTCAGGTGGAGTGGGCCACTACGCGGTTCAACTGGCTAAGCTGGGAAATGCACATGTGACAGCTACTTGTGGTGCCCGCAACATTGATCTTGTCAAGAGATTAGGGGCTGATGAGGTTCTTGACTACAAGACCCCAGATGGGGCAGCTCTAAGGAGCCCATCTGGTCGAAAATATGATGCAGTTATTCATTGTGCAACCGGCATTCCTTGGTCTACTTTTGAACCTAATTTGAGCCCAAGTGGGAAGGTGATTGATATTACTCCTTCTCCTAGTTCCCTCATCACATTTGCCCTGAAGAAACTTACTTTCTCCAAGAAGCAACTGGTGCCACTGATCTTGTTTCCAAAGGGTGAGAACCTCCTCTATCTTGTTAACCTGGTCAAGGAAGGGAAGCTCAAGACAGTGATTGACTCAAAATATCCCTTGGGCAAGGCCGAAGGGGCTTGGGCTAAGAGTATTGACGGCCATGCCACTGGGAAGATTATTGTTGAGCcttaa